GAGCTCAATTTGCCTAAATATCAATTTAAACTAAAGGAAGCGGATGGAAAAATCAAGATTTTTGATGCTTTCAGGAAGAGGTATGTGGTATTGACACCTGAAGAATGGGTGCGTCAGAATTTTTTGCAGTATTTAATCACCGAGAAAAAATATGCAGCATCTTTAATTGCAGTAGAGGCCGGTTTGAAATACAATGAACTTCAAAAACGAGCCGATATTTTGGTTTACGATAAACAAGGAAGTCCGTTTTTATTAGTTGAATGCAAAGCCCCTGAGGTAAAGATATCACAGGATGTTTTTGACCAGGTAGCACGGTACAATATGTCGTTTAAGGTAACCTATTTGGTGGTTACGAATGGGATGGATCATTTCTGTTGTAAAATGGATTATGAAAAGAATAACTACCGGTTTTTGGAAGAAATTCCGGTTTTTTAACCAGGATTTGTTTTTTTCAAAATCTTCCCTATATTGCAGTAAATTAACAATTTAATTCCCCTACAATGCTACAAGTGAAAAAAATCTCTCTCGTTATCTTTGCAAGCGCAATGTGCGTTTCAACGATGATTGCACAAACAAAAATTGGTGGTTACAAAGCTGTGCCTCAATTTAGAATGGCTGAAAATCTAAAGCCCGGTGATTACCTTGAAAAAACAATCATTATAAAGGTAAAACCTGAATACCGTTCTATTTGTTCTGCCGGGAAAATTGAAGATCCTACCTTTACTAAATTGTTTGCAGAATTAGGCGGAATGGACTTTAAGAAAATTTTCCCGTTTGTAAAAGCGCCTGAAAGAGAGTATAATCAACAAGGGCAAAAATATGCTGACTTAACATTGATCTATCAATTTTCTTATACATCATATGTAACGTTAGAAAAGGCGATTAATAAAATAGCATTAGCAGGTATATTTGAATATGTGGAACCATATTATATTCCAAAAGTAAGTTACACTCCAAATGATCCATTGTTTTCAACACAATGGGGAATGACGAATGTTCAGGTAGAAGCTGGTTGGGGGGTAAATACAACCACCGCTCGTGGTGATACAAACGTTGTGGTTGGTATTACAGATACAGGTACTGAATTGACACACGATGATTTAAAAAATCAAATTAAAATTAATCAAGGTGAC
This Bacteroidota bacterium DNA region includes the following protein-coding sequences:
- a CDS encoding type I restriction enzyme HsdR N-terminal domain-containing protein → MQELNLPKYQFKLKEADGKIKIFDAFRKRYVVLTPEEWVRQNFLQYLITEKKYAASLIAVEAGLKYNELQKRADILVYDKQGSPFLLVECKAPEVKISQDVFDQVARYNMSFKVTYLVVTNGMDHFCCKMDYEKNNYRFLEEIPVF